One genomic window of Canis lupus baileyi chromosome 22, mCanLup2.hap1, whole genome shotgun sequence includes the following:
- the LOC140613955 gene encoding RNA-binding motif protein, X chromosome-like → MVEADRPGKLFIGGLNTETNEKALEAVFGKYGRIVEVLLMKDRETNKSRGFAFVTFESPADAKDAARDMNGKSLDGKAIKVEQATKPSFESGRRGPPPPPRSRGPPRGLRGGRGGSRGTRGPPSRGGHMDDGGYSMNFNMSSSRGPLPVKRGPPPRTGGPPPKRSAPSGPVRSSSRMGGRAPVSCGRDSYGGPPRREPLPSRRDVYLSPRDDG, encoded by the coding sequence ATGGTTGAAGCAGATCGCCCAGGAAAGCTTTTCATTGGTGGCCTCAATacggaaacaaatgaaaaagcccTTGAAGCAGTATTTGGCAAATATGGACGAATAGTGGAAGTTCTATTGATGAAAGATCGTGAAACCAACAAATCAAGAGGATTTGCTTTTGTCACCTTTGAGAGCCCAGCAGATGCTAAGGATGCAGCCAGAGACATGAATGGAAAGTCCTTAGATGGAAAAGCCATCAAGGTAGAACAAGCCACAAAACCATCATTTGAAAGTGGTAGACGTGGACCACCTCCACCTCCAAGAAGCAGAGGCCCTCCAAGAGGTCTtagaggtggaagaggaggaagtaGAGGAACCAGGGGACCTCCTTCACGTGGAGGGCACATGGATGATGGTGGCTATTCCATGAATTTTAACATGAGTTCTTCCAGGGGACCACTTCCAGTAAAAAGAGGACCACCACCACGAACTGGTGGTCCTCCTCCTAAAAGATCTGCCCCTTCAGGACCAGTTCGCAGCAGCAGTAGAATGGGAGGAAGAGCTCCTGTGTCATGCGGCAGAGATAGTTATGGAGGCCCACCTCGAAGGGAACCCCTGCCCTCTCGTAGAGATGTGTATTTGTCCCCAAGAGATGATGGATAG